ACGCCGTATGCTGCACAGATAGCCGCATCCGCTGCCGCAAAAAAAGCGATGGACATGGGACTGCGCCAGATTGATATTTTTGTAAAGGGACCGGGCGCAGGCAGGGAGTCTGCCATCAGGGCGCTGCAGGCAACAGGGCTTGTAATTAATCTTATAAAAGATGTGACGCCGGTGCCGCATAACGGAACAAGGCCCCCGAAAAGGAGGAGGGTGTAGTGGCGACATACAGAGATGCACTGTGCAGAAAATGCAGGTGGGAAGGCGAAAAACTTTTTCTAAAAGGCAACAGGTGCAGCACGGATAAATGCGGCATAGAGCGCAGGAAATATGCTCCCGGACAGCATGGGCAGGGCAGGAGAAAACTATCCGACTACGGGCTTCAGCTCAGGGAAAAACAGAAAGTAAAACAGATATACGGCGTTCTGGAGAGGCAGTTTAAGAGATATTTTTATATGGCAGAACATATGAAAGGCGTTGCCGGCAGCAATCTTCTGCAATTGCTGGAACGCAGGCTTGACAATGTTGTTTACCGTATGGGTTTTGCATCAAACAGGAGGCAGGCGCGCCAGCTCGTTACTCACGGGCATTTTACCGTAAACGGCAAAGGCGTAAGCATCCCGTCGTATCTGGTAAAGCCGGGCGATATTATTGAGCCTGTGGATGCAAGCAAGAACGCAGTGGTTATACAGGAAAACGCAAGTCAGGCAGAGCATAGAAGGCTTCCTTCATGGCTTGAGACGG
The nucleotide sequence above comes from Nitrospirota bacterium. Encoded proteins:
- the rpsK gene encoding 30S ribosomal protein S11; translated protein: MSQRKKSVKKGKKVLHGGAAFIQASFNNTIITITDTNGNVVTWSSAGSHGFKGSRKGTPYAAQIAASAAAKKAMDMGLRQIDIFVKGPGAGRESAIRALQATGLVINLIKDVTPVPHNGTRPPKRRRV
- the rpsD gene encoding 30S ribosomal protein S4 — its product is MATYRDALCRKCRWEGEKLFLKGNRCSTDKCGIERRKYAPGQHGQGRRKLSDYGLQLREKQKVKQIYGVLERQFKRYFYMAEHMKGVAGSNLLQLLERRLDNVVYRMGFASNRRQARQLVTHGHFTVNGKGVSIPSYLVKPGDIIEPVDASKNAVVIQENASQAEHRRLPSWLETDMQNLKGKILHMPAREEIGLSVHEQLIVELYSR